One Lytechinus pictus isolate F3 Inbred chromosome 12, Lp3.0, whole genome shotgun sequence genomic region harbors:
- the LOC129272506 gene encoding uncharacterized protein LOC129272506 gives MVPTVIISLTFFSILAFFGIPLNTVTLRVMLKRRRKTSTQIFIIILAITDLFVCIVTPMLWYILVPTNMFFTDVSCMTITFIAVFSLHQSIFIGATIALDRYFLICRPYSQFMTKKRVIAIMVACLIFSFILAFLIAYYSKARLYENNVFKCDLAGGSIVFERMMIAVMVICGSCIVVLYWKVYRALRLQRNRVMVHMNNNLRIPSNRSQTRESSTTRKDSVRIGIKRAYLDNTVATGIDITRSSHSSPKNYAQSNPFSAKETQLHGDVKKLFNESLTPVNDDDVHNVNAAQETQLHGDVKKLFNESLTPVKDVDVHNVNVTQKTQLHGDVKELFNETLTPVNVHNVSVTQETQFHDDVKQLFNESVTPVNDVNVHSVSHVNGACTSTGQPPFAPSDSKATVDVGVVVTHHRHRSADINNAERSPAPVTPADRQATNIMLVITGVFLITWIPAIVVNLVPEEALVEMASTNNHLYLFVFFLKHTVYISNAVNPLVYGFMNTRFRKECLNEIRYLRSCMDCWSS, from the coding sequence ATGGTTCCGACTGTTATAATCTCGCTGACTTTTTTCTCCATCCTCGCCTTCTTCGGCATCCCGCTGAACACCGTCACCCTTCGTGTCATGCTGAAACGACGTCGCAAAACGAGCACGCagatcttcatcatcatcctcgcGATAACGGACCTCTTCGTCTGCATCGTCACACCCATGCTGTGGTATATCTTGGTACCGACAAACATGTTTTTCACGGATGtttcatgcatgaccatcacCTTCATCGCCGTATTCTCTTTACACCAGTCCATCTTCATCGGCGCGACCATAGCCCTCGATCGCTACTTCCTGATCTGCCGACCTTACAGCCAATTCATGACAAAGAAGCGGGTAATTGCCATAATGGTGgcttgtttgatattttccTTCATCCTGGCGTTCTTAATTGCCTACTATTCCAAGGCGAGGTTGTATGAAAACAACGTCTTTAAATGCGATCTCGCAGGAGGGTCCATTGTATTTGAAAGGATGATGATAGCCGTGATGGTGATCTGTGGCAGTTGTATCGTTGTGTTGTATTGGAAGGTGTATCGAGCCCTTCGACTGCAGCGAAATCGTGTCATGGTTCACATGAACAACAACTTGAGGATTCCATCTAACCGAAGCCAAACCAGAGAATCGTCGACGACAAGGAAAGATTCGGTGCGAATCGGCATCAAAAGGGCATATTTGGATAACACAGTGGCCACGGGAATAGATATCACCAGGTCTTCACATTCCAGTCCCAAGAATTATGCTCAATCTAACCCATTTAGTGCAAAAGAAACACAACTTCACGGCGATGTCAAAAAGCTGTTTAACGAGTCGCTCACTCCGGTCAATGACGACGATGTTCATAATGTCAATGCTGCACAAGAAACACAACTTCATGGCGACGTCAAAAAGCTGTTTAACGAGTCGCTCACTCCTGTCAAAGACGTCGATGTCCATAACGTCAATGTTACACAAAAAACACAACTTCACGGCGACGTCAAAGAGCTGTTTAACGAGACTCTCACTCCTGTCAATGTTCATAACGTCAGTGTTACACAAGAAACACAATTTCACGACGACGTCAAACAGCTGTTTAACGAGTCGGTCACTCCTGTCAATGACGTCAATGTCCATAGCGTCAGTCATGTCAATGGGGCATGCACATCGACAGGACAACCGCCATTCGCACCGTCAGATTCCAAAGCTACAGTAGATGTAGGCGTTGTTGTAACGCATCACCGTCATCGGAGTGCCGATATCAACAATGCCGAGCGGTCACCCGCCCCTGTCACACCCGCCGATCGTCAAGCCACCAACATCATGCTCGTCATCACCGGGGTATTCTTGATCACGTGGATACCGGCGATCGTAGTCAATCTCGTCCCCGAAGAAGCATTGGTAGAGATGGCCTCGACGAATAACCATCTATATCTCTTCGTGTTTTTTCTCAAGCACACTGTATACATCAGCAACGCGGTCAATCCTCTCGTATACGGGTTCATGAACACTCGATTCCGGAAAGAATGTTTGAACGAAATTAGATACCTAAGGTCTTGTATGGATTGCTGGTCATCTTGA